In Bacillus rossius redtenbacheri isolate Brsri chromosome 15, Brsri_v3, whole genome shotgun sequence, one genomic interval encodes:
- the LOC134539486 gene encoding hypoxia-inducible factor 1-alpha inhibitor-like isoform X2, whose amino-acid sequence MAEKKGWGESQLRKYDIPLEQIPRLSVNDALVDELIAANKPVVITGANLVASALKWDLEYLEQHMGGGDYAVFVSRNHKFKYYDDKKSVPSFTPPTRRVDMKLPDFARRLRNWKRGEERLYLQQALNTTVGAAIVKDFLGFNWDWIKGKQTRHSWGNLTANLLLISMEGNVTPCHYDEQENFFAQVRGHKRCILFPPAQFDCFYPYPVFHPHDRQSQVDFERPDLGRFPKFRDVCGQEAVVGPGDVLYIPVYWWHHVESLMRGGYTMSINFWYKAGPTGSVTYPLKDHQKVAIMRNVEKMLVEALHDQEQVGPLLRALVLGRYTE is encoded by the exons ATGGCGGAGAAGAAAGGCTGGGGCGAAAGTCAATTAAGAAAATATGACATACCGTTAGAACAAATTCCCAGGTTGAGCGTAAATGATGCTTTAGTTGATGAGTTAATTGCTGCAAAT AAACCGGTGGTGATCACGGGCGCCAACCTGGTGGCGTCGGCGCTGAAGTGGGACCTGGAGTACCTGGAGCAGCACATGGGCGGGGGGGACTACGCCGTGTTCGTGTCCCGCAACCACAAGTTCAAGTACTACGACGACAAGAAGTCCGTCCCCAGCTTCACGCCGCCGACGCGCCGGGTGGACATGAAGTTGCCCGACTTCGCGAGGAGACTGCGCAACTGGAAGAGGGGAGAGGAGAG ACTGTACCTGCAGCAGGCCCTGAACACCACCGTGGGGGCGGCCATCGTCAAGGACTTCCTGGGCTTCAACTGGGACTGGATCAAGGGCAAGCAGACCAGGCACTCTTGGGGCAACCTCACCGCCAACCTGCTGCTCATCTCGATGGAAG GCAACGTGACGCCGTGCCACTACGACGAGCAGGAGAACTTCTTCGCGCAGGTGCGCGGCCACAAGCGCTGCATCCTCTTCCCGCCGGCGCAGTTTGACTGCTTCTACCCGTACCCCGTGTTCCACCCGCACGACCGCCAGAGCCAG GTGGACTTTGAGCGGCCGGACCTGGGGCGCTTCCCCAAGTTCCGGGACGTGTGCGGGCAGGAAGCGGTGGTGGGGCCCGGGGACGTGCTCTACATCCCCGTCTACTGGTGGCACCACGTCGAGTCGCTCATGCGGGGTGGCTACACCATGTCCATCAACTTCTGGTACAAG GCGGGGCCCACGGGCAGCGTGACGTACCCGCTGAAGGACCACCAGAAGGTGGCCATCATGCGCAACGTGGAGAAGATGCTGGTGGAGGCGCTACACGACCAGGAGCAGGTGGGCCCCCTGCTGAGGGCGCTGGTGCTGGGACGCTACACCGAGTGA
- the LOC134539486 gene encoding hypoxia-inducible factor 1-alpha inhibitor-like isoform X1: MAEKKGWGESQLRKYDIPLEQIPRLSVNDALVDELIAANKPVVITGANLVASALKWDLEYLEQHMGGGDYAVFVSRNHKFKYYDDKKSVPSFTPPTRRVDMKLPDFARRLRNWKRGEERLYLQQALNTTVGAAIVKDFLGFNWDWIKGKQTRHSWGNLTANLLLISMEGNVTPCHYDEQENFFAQVRGHKRCILFPPAQFDCFYPYPVFHPHDRQSQVDFERPDLGRFPKFRDVCGQEAVVGPGDVLYIPVYWWHHVESLMRGGYTMSINFWYKAGPTGSVTYPLKDHQKVAIMRNVEKMLVEALHDQEQGAGSGRSAVIGRKTGGVVESSRSSNHGGHGSR; this comes from the exons ATGGCGGAGAAGAAAGGCTGGGGCGAAAGTCAATTAAGAAAATATGACATACCGTTAGAACAAATTCCCAGGTTGAGCGTAAATGATGCTTTAGTTGATGAGTTAATTGCTGCAAAT AAACCGGTGGTGATCACGGGCGCCAACCTGGTGGCGTCGGCGCTGAAGTGGGACCTGGAGTACCTGGAGCAGCACATGGGCGGGGGGGACTACGCCGTGTTCGTGTCCCGCAACCACAAGTTCAAGTACTACGACGACAAGAAGTCCGTCCCCAGCTTCACGCCGCCGACGCGCCGGGTGGACATGAAGTTGCCCGACTTCGCGAGGAGACTGCGCAACTGGAAGAGGGGAGAGGAGAG ACTGTACCTGCAGCAGGCCCTGAACACCACCGTGGGGGCGGCCATCGTCAAGGACTTCCTGGGCTTCAACTGGGACTGGATCAAGGGCAAGCAGACCAGGCACTCTTGGGGCAACCTCACCGCCAACCTGCTGCTCATCTCGATGGAAG GCAACGTGACGCCGTGCCACTACGACGAGCAGGAGAACTTCTTCGCGCAGGTGCGCGGCCACAAGCGCTGCATCCTCTTCCCGCCGGCGCAGTTTGACTGCTTCTACCCGTACCCCGTGTTCCACCCGCACGACCGCCAGAGCCAG GTGGACTTTGAGCGGCCGGACCTGGGGCGCTTCCCCAAGTTCCGGGACGTGTGCGGGCAGGAAGCGGTGGTGGGGCCCGGGGACGTGCTCTACATCCCCGTCTACTGGTGGCACCACGTCGAGTCGCTCATGCGGGGTGGCTACACCATGTCCATCAACTTCTGGTACAAG GCGGGGCCCACGGGCAGCGTGACGTACCCGCTGAAGGACCACCAGAAGGTGGCCATCATGCGCAACGTGGAGAAGATGCTGGTGGAGGCGCTACACGACCAGGAGCAG
- the LOC134539486 gene encoding hypoxia-inducible factor 1-alpha inhibitor-like isoform X3 has translation MAEKKGWGESQLRKYDIPLEQIPRLSVNDALVDELIAANKPVVITGANLVASALKWDLEYLEQHMGGGDYAVFVSRNHKFKYYDDKKSVPSFTPPTRRVDMKLPDFARRLRNWKRGEERLYLQQALNTTVGAAIVKDFLGFNWDWIKGKQTRHSWGNLTANLLLISMEGNVTPCHYDEQENFFAQVRGHKRCILFPPAQFDCFYPYPVFHPHDRQSQVDFERPDLGRFPKFRDVCGQEAVVGPGDVLYIPVYWWHHVESLMRGGYTMSINFWYKAGPTGSVTYPLKDHQKVAIMRNVEKMLVEALHDQEQAF, from the exons ATGGCGGAGAAGAAAGGCTGGGGCGAAAGTCAATTAAGAAAATATGACATACCGTTAGAACAAATTCCCAGGTTGAGCGTAAATGATGCTTTAGTTGATGAGTTAATTGCTGCAAAT AAACCGGTGGTGATCACGGGCGCCAACCTGGTGGCGTCGGCGCTGAAGTGGGACCTGGAGTACCTGGAGCAGCACATGGGCGGGGGGGACTACGCCGTGTTCGTGTCCCGCAACCACAAGTTCAAGTACTACGACGACAAGAAGTCCGTCCCCAGCTTCACGCCGCCGACGCGCCGGGTGGACATGAAGTTGCCCGACTTCGCGAGGAGACTGCGCAACTGGAAGAGGGGAGAGGAGAG ACTGTACCTGCAGCAGGCCCTGAACACCACCGTGGGGGCGGCCATCGTCAAGGACTTCCTGGGCTTCAACTGGGACTGGATCAAGGGCAAGCAGACCAGGCACTCTTGGGGCAACCTCACCGCCAACCTGCTGCTCATCTCGATGGAAG GCAACGTGACGCCGTGCCACTACGACGAGCAGGAGAACTTCTTCGCGCAGGTGCGCGGCCACAAGCGCTGCATCCTCTTCCCGCCGGCGCAGTTTGACTGCTTCTACCCGTACCCCGTGTTCCACCCGCACGACCGCCAGAGCCAG GTGGACTTTGAGCGGCCGGACCTGGGGCGCTTCCCCAAGTTCCGGGACGTGTGCGGGCAGGAAGCGGTGGTGGGGCCCGGGGACGTGCTCTACATCCCCGTCTACTGGTGGCACCACGTCGAGTCGCTCATGCGGGGTGGCTACACCATGTCCATCAACTTCTGGTACAAG GCGGGGCCCACGGGCAGCGTGACGTACCCGCTGAAGGACCACCAGAAGGTGGCCATCATGCGCAACGTGGAGAAGATGCTGGTGGAGGCGCTACACGACCAGGAGCAG GCTTTCTAG